In Halomicrobium zhouii, the sequence GAGCGGAAGTCGTCGTCCCGTTCTCGGGGCACATGGAATATGGAACGTCTCGTCCTGGTCAACGATGCCGAGCCATTCGAGCGGTTGACGCTCTTCGGTCGTGAGTTGCTCGGTTTCGATTGTCGCAAACGTGTCCTCACACTGCTCTCGGTATTCGCCCATCGAGAACTGGTTTCGCGCCGCTGTCGCTGCACCGAACTCGCCACGACGCTCATTGATCAGTTCCGCGTATCGATGGAGGAGAGAGTCTGAATAACCGGTAATCGACTCACGGGCATCGGCGAGACGTGAGACGGCCGTATAGAGATTCGAGAGTCCCTCGTACGTGTCCGCAATCACGTCTGGTTCAATCGGGTCGCCGTTCGCCACTATCCATCAGTTTTCGAATCGGGTATTATCAACACCGCCGATCTGATTCCTGTCGGTCCAAATGTGCTTCTGGCCATTGAACTATATGAGCAGGTCTTCGATCGCCTGCCGACCGTGTGTACATTCGAATGGTAACCAGTATCATGTCGTTTGAATATGCTCGGAATGGTTACTCCTGTGTATGCGGATTCCGACCGGGGAGGAACTTCGAGACGCACGCACGGAACGTGGACTAACGCAAGCCGAACTCGCTGAACGGGCCGACGTTTCACAACCGCTCATCGCCCGGGTAGAATCCGAAGACGTCGACTCTAGGCTCGGAACACTCCACTCAATCGTCTCGGCACTCAACGGCTCGGAGACTGCTTTCGAACAGGAAGAGGTCGAGCTCGTGATGCCGTCGGCGCTAAAAGACGCCAGAAAGCAGGCGGGGTTCACCCAGGGAGAACTGGCAGAGGTCGCAGGCGTCTCGCAGCCCTTGATCTCCCGAATTGAGCGTGAGGACGTGAACCCGCGTGCTTCGACGCTCCGGTCGTTGTTTGACCATCTGGATCCGGTGTCCGAAACGATCGATGACGGACCGACAGATTCGCCGGGATGGGAATCCGATAACGAGATTCTCGCGGAGATCGAATCCCAATTCGACGCTCTGTATGACGATGACCGGTCCCCAGATTCTGGGAGTACGGACTCAGTGAACGAACTGAGCGAATGCCATAGCTGTGAAGTGGATCTAAGTGGGTATCCCAACCCGACCTTCTGTCCGCACTGCGGTTCCGAACTCGATAGCTGAGGTGACTATACCACGATTCTGGGGAAATCTGCTTCTAAGCCAGTTATCTCTATTTGAGATATGATATACTCCCCTTAGGTGTCTTGCTCAACAATCATGCATTTAATTCATCAAATCCGCCCGGACCCATACGGGGTACGTACGGTTTCTAACTCTCCGGAATATCGGCTTCTGACGTTCTGTGGGCACCGATTCTCGATCTTGGCCGCTATATAGCGGCGTCTCAAATCGACCGGACCCATGCATCCACTGAACGCGCCCCGCTGCCGTCCGGGGTTCCGCGTATTCGAAATCACTGCGGGTAAATAAAGATACGGGGGGTGAATTTTGGTGCATGGGTTCTGCGCGATTTAATTCATACATATCGTTAGCGACCGAATCAAAGAAAGCGTTTGCAGATCTCACTGGAATGTGACATATTACGCACGTCAGTTACTCCTCCTTGTTTTGGCGTAAAACCGTATGTTTGATTGAGGTGATAAGGCAATGAGTTATTTTGATGTATTTCCGCACAGCCGAATGAGCGGACGAATCCTGATCAACTCGGTTTAGAATGGGCACTGCAGGCCCTGGGCACGCGGCGTGACAACCCCTCATTTTGGCGGTTTCGAGCGGTGTAGCCGTTGGTTCAGAGCGGGCAGTAACCGGGACTCGTGGGATTCGCTTGATCGGAGAAGACCAACCATGAGTCTCGAACCAATCGACACAGAAACCGCACTCGAACTGTAACTCGTCGATAAGGAGAACGGACTCTCGGAGGCATCTCTGAAGGGGCACAGGTACCGGCTCGGTCACTTCGTCCGCTGGTGCAACGAGGTCGAGGACATCCAGAACCTCAATACACTCAACAGACGCCAACTCCACCGGTACCGGCTCTGGCGGCGAGACGACGGTGACCTAAACAAGGTAAGCGAGAAAATCCAGATGGACACGCTCCGCGTGTTCATCAGGTGGCTGGAGTCCATTGACGGCGTAAACCAAGACCTGAGTCAGAAGGTACTGTCGCCATCGATCACCCCTGATGAGAACTCCCGAGACGGGATGCTGGAAAGCGACCGCGCTTCGGAAATACTCGCACACCTAAGAAGTACGAGTACGCCAGTATCGAGCACGTCGCAATCGGACTCATGTGGCACACGATGATGCGTATCCGTACCATACATGCCCTCGACGTTGACGATTACGACTCAGACGAACAATCGGTAAAGGTTCGTCACCGACCAGAGGCCGGCACGCCGATAAAGAATCAGGGAGAAGGTGAACGGAGGTTCGCACTTTCGTACCAAGTCTGCGACCTCCTCGATGACTGTCTGGAAACCCAGCGACCGTCAGTCATCGACGAGTACGATCGGGAGCCACTGCTGGCATCCCGGCAGGGTCGAACGAACAAGACCACACTTCGCGCCTACGTCTACCGCTGGACGCGGCCATGCGCTTACAGCTCTGAGTGTCCACACGACCGCGCGGTCTTGGAGAGTGTGAAGCGATTGGTCACGATGCGGCACATGCGTGTCCGTCAAGCGGTTGCCAACACGCGATTCGTCGCGGAAGCATCACCTACAGTCTGAACAGTAATATGACGGACAAGGTGGTTAGTGATCGAGCGAACGTCAGTCAGAGAGTGATCGAACAGCATTATGACCGGCGCACCGAGCGAGAAAAGTGGAGTAACGCAGGGATTACTTAGATAATTTCTAGCGGTCTAGAGTACTATTCCTCTCTCGTTCTATATTGAGAAACCGATTATCGTTATACATTTGTCGCTCCTGCAACCTCGTTTAATCAGTCAACATGCAGGTCCCAGCATGGTTATCAATAGTTGCTGGGGCTGCAACTATTCTCGGGACAGTCATTGCGGTTCATAAGTTTGTCATTCGACGTCCGCGGCTTCAACTCGCCCCTGAATCAAATGATGGGGTTAGGATTAAGGAACAAGTAGCTGGGAACCTTTCTTTTAATCTAGCCAATAACGGATACAGCCACGCTGAGGACGTATATATAGAGATCTCGTTACCCTCGTGGAATTTTACTGAGGGGGATCCAAACAATAGCGGAATCTCATTTTCTGACTCAATGATCGATGTTGACCATGAGAAAGATGGTTATCTCGGTGCAACAGGGGAGCGCCACAGAATCTGGGTAACAAATATGCTCCACTCCAAATCCAGCTTTGACTTTATAACAGCCTCTGTTCGGCTTGAAGAGTTCCGAGAGTACACTGTGAGCTACCGTATTGGATGTCGATCATACAGCCCTAGGAAGGGGAAAATCACTATCCAGTCAAAGTACGATGGATTCGAAATTAAACACTACCCGCCGAGATTCTATCGTAGTTGGATTAGCCAATTTAGAACTACTATACGAGAGGGGGTGTCCTGGATACTACCTGATGCACTATCCATCGTTTATGCACAGATTGAAGAATCAGATGTTATCACCGTGAGAAAGTCCTTCTTTGAATCACAAGCTTTCCCAATTGTGATTGTTGACACACTATATCGAAATCGAAAACCCCTTTCAGTCAATCTCAAAGGCACGATATCGACCGATTCTGGTGATGTTCTGGGGACGCTCGAATTAACTGCAAACTCGGTTAATCCGGGGGACCGATGGGTAGCAACGCCTACCGATCTTCACAGCTACGCCTTAAGATCTTTACCTGCTACCTCAGATTATCCGGCATTTTCCAAAATGCCGCTACGTCTAGATCCCACCGTTCCACCATATCTACATAATCCTAAACACCAGATTTCCATCAGCTGGGAGGCAGAGATCGATCATCCTGAGAAGGGGGACATGCGTGGAATAGAGATTAATCAAAGTAGCCTTTCAGTCCAGGAATTCAGGGGTTCTACACATGCAAAACTATCTGTGGAGATTCAGAATGAGAACCACAGTTCAAAGTCATTCTTTGTGGTTGGGCGTTTGTATACCTCGACTGATCTCTTGATAGCTACCCCGTCGAAGCACATCGCTATGGATGCGCAAGAATCGAAGGAACTCCACATCTCTACTCGCTTGCCAGGATTTATACAACCGCCAGAAGATGTGGAGGTTGTCTTACAGAGAACACAGTCGTCTTCTGTAGAAGATTTCGATGTGTGAGATTTGGCTGAGTTATCATTGATATAATAATCAAGTCTACCTGATTTGAATGTTCTTGCGATGCGCTCAAGGGTTTAGTCGATTGTATCCCTTTGCGCCGGAATAGGGCCCTGTATGGTTTAAGCCGATATCCAAGCAGAATGAACCACAGATTGTTGCTTCTTCGAATGGCGTGAGTTCATCCGGTTTGAAGAGCGGTCTTGATCTCGATTAGGGATAGACACTAGCGAAGTCTTTTCCCGATATCGGACCCAATCATTATCCGGATGAAAGGTGGTCTGCCATTTGGCTACACCAGCGCCTCTGTAGCAGAAATTCGAGAGAATATCGATACTGAAGCAGCTGTAGTTTGCCTCAAAGACACCGCTGTTGACCACCCTCGTGTTCTCATAGAAGCGTTCATTGAATGCATCCCCGACCTCCTAAGTTGGCTTGAAACAAATGGGCGTGACTATCCTTGGCGCCAGACCACTGACCCTTGGAAAGTCTATAGCGCTGAAATTCTGCTCCAGCGAACTCGCGGGGATGCAGTCGCTGATATCTATGACGACTTCCAAGACCACTTCCCCACTCCTCGAGATCTCTATGAAGCCTCTGAAGAGGAGATCAGGGAAATGGTCCACTCGCTTGGCTTCGTAAACCACCGAACCCGGACCCTAAAGGAGATTGGCGAGCTTTTTGTTGAGGAGCATGCTGGGAAGGTCCCTGACTCTCTTGATGAGCTCACACGCCCCTGGCGAGCCGGAACCTACTCCGCCCGGGCCTGCCAACTTTTTGCCAGGGGAGAGCCGCTGGCCCTAGTTGACGCCAATTATTCACGTGTTATCGGACGGGTGCTGGGTTACCAGATGCCTGACCAACCGCACAAGAGCGACGATGTATACGAGTTAATGGAAGCACTGGTCCCCAAGGAGCCCGGGCTGGCACGAGCATTTAACTTTGCCATCCTTGATCTGGGGGCACTGATCTGTACCCCCCAGAATCCTAGATGCGAGACTTGTCCGCTCCAGAATGCCTGTGTATATGCCGGAAAACAACAGTTGACCGACTGAACCTTACGATTACAGATCGTTGAATCCAACGCTTACCTCTCGAAACCCGATAGACATCCCCACGGGGGCACCAAACAGCTAAGGGGAGGCCGAATAAATGAGATTTCAGACTATAAATGGTTCATATGCCAGACCGAGATCTGGGGCGTACCAAGGATCTCGAGCAGATTTCTTCACGGATAGTTTCCGAGGTCCGAAACCGGGCGACAGGCGGCCACTATGAGATCGGTGAGATACATGTGGGTAGCGCCCCGAAGAATACGTTCTTCTCGGGTTGTCTCTCCCCCGGGACAGAGGAGCTAGAGTTCGAGGATGACGACATCTATTCGAGGGCCTCTCCCAGTGCTCTCCATATGCTGATCCGCGTGGCGCCAAGCGTCAACGGCGCTGCATTCGCTATCGACCCTTCCTTCAGTGTATACGCCCGCGTCCATCCGCCAAGATATGCTGACGTCCAGACAACTGACCGCGGTTACTATCGCAAGTACAGCGTTGATGTAGAGCCGACCACTGTAAAGACACGCTCTCCAGAAGCGGGTGAAGAAGCAATCTCGGCCGACCTGGAGGACGCTGAGGAAGATATCTCCCAGGCATTGCAGAAGGCATTGGAAGCGGTTCGAGATGAAATGGCAGCGGATCCGCTACGCTACCGCCCGGAGTCGAATCAAGACGTTCGGGAAGCCATCGTCGAGGATCGGTTTGCTGCACAGTCTGAGTACGAAGAGTTCGTAGATGGAGTCGAGGGTAAGGCAGTGTATCCCGATATCAATCCGAGGATAGCTTTCGATCTGCGCGGGATCGATGACGGGGACCTACAACTCCGAGTGAGTCTAGAGAACAGGTCTGACGAACCCGAAAGCGGTCAGCTGGATGACGTTGACAACGGTATGTACGAATCCCGACTCCGGCTTTTACCGGAGGGTGGATCTAGATTTGATCATATCAATTTCACCCGTCTTCCGGAAGACTACCGCTACAATCGTGAGCTCCCGGGATATGGGGTAAATTGCTCGGTTGAGCAGCCCGAAGGGTCGGACGCCCTCGTTACAAATTGCATGCCGTCCCATGAGCAGAAGCGTTACATCCACAAGGAGCCCGATCGGGACGCTGCCCGGCCGCTGTTCGATCATCTGGCAGAGGACCCGTTGCCGGTCCTCCGAGCATTGCGCGATGAGATGAAAGAATACGATTCGGGGACCTGGAAGGATCGAATCGATGAACTGCGCGAGGGTGACGGGGATCTAGAAACAGCTCAGCAGAACCGCGAGGCCTTCCAAGAGGAGATCGCCCGCCTTGAAAGCGGGATCAAACTACTGGCCGAGCACGATGAGGCACTCCGCTCGTTCAAGCTGATGAACCGGACATTCGACCGAAAGGTTCTGCGGGAGGATGGTACACGAGACTACGATTCCTGGCGTCTCTTTCAGATTGTCTTCATCGTTGCCAATATCCGTGATATCGTCGCCCGGACTGATGAGTCCGTTCAGACCGATGCCCGAGAGGAAGTGAGCCTGATCTGGTTCCCGACTGGTGGCGGGAAAACGGAGGCATACCTCGGTCTGATGATCTTCAACATGCTGTTCGATCGTCTCCGAGGCAAGGCCTTCGGCGTCACCTCATTGATGCGCTACCCGCTCAGGCTGCTGAGTCTCCAGCAGTTCCAGCGCATCACTGAACTCATGATGTATGCCGATGAGGTCCGCCGTGAGCAATCTCTGGGTGGAGATCCGTTCGAGGTCGGTTATCTTACCGGGGGGACCGAGAACAAAATGCGGGACGTAATCGAAGAAGAGTTCGGTAGCAAGGCCGTCAGTTATAGCGACCAAGAGGGCAATCAGAAAAAAGTAGAAAATCTTGCGCAACGCTGGGAGTCTGACAATCTAAATAATATCTCGAAAGAAGAGTTCCGCGTTCTCAACCGTTGTCCGAAATGTGGAGGGGACGTAAGTCTCGAAGTCGACGCTAAAGAGGTTCAGATCAATCACATCTGTACGAACGAGTCGTGTACTTGGCACCGGCTCCCGGTCTATGTAGTGGACAACGAGATCTATCGAAAGCTTCCGACGCTGATCATCGGGACCCAGGACAAGCTGGCCGGGCTGGGATACGAACGCAAATTCCGACTTATGCTGGGCTATGCAAGTGAGGAGTGTCCTGAGCACGGCTACACCGACGGGACTGCCTGCACGGAGAAGTATTTCTGTACGGAGAGTGAGCAGACCCACACCAATCTTGATCCGGTCGATCCGGTTCCAGGTCTACAGATCCAAGACGAGCTACACCTGATCAAGGAAGAGCTGGGGACTTTCGAGAGTCACTACTGGGGAGCGATGAACAAAATCATCGAGTGGAGCGGAAACACATCTTCGAACGTTATCGCAGCAACCGCGACCATCGAGGAATTCGAAAACCAGATCAGGCACCTCTACAAAAAAGAAGGTTCACTGTTCCCTGCACCTGGCCCAGACTACAGGGAATCATTCTACGCCGGTGAGGATCCAGAGGAGGTTCAGCGCCATTTCATCGGGATTACACCTTGGAACCGGTCACACATCAATAGCATCATCAGCATCATACGAGCCCACGAGGAGGCCATCCAGACACTCAATCAAAACGCGGAGAAGATGGTGTCCGATCGGGACTACCGGACCCTGGATTCGGCCGGGGAGCTGCGGGAGATGCTCAGGTATTACGATACGGCTGTTAATTACGTCATCAGCAAGAAGGAAGGTGACAGGATCAACCAGTCTGTCAACACCCAGATCAACCCAGATCTGCAGTCAGCCGGATTCGAGCGGATAAACCAGCTCAGCCTGACCGGAGACAGCAGCTTCCAGGCGGTCTCGAGTATGCTGGATCGCTTCGAGTCCTTGGCCGATGACCCGTCGCTACAGGACCAAACAGAGGACCTGATTATCGCAACTAGCACTATCAGTCACGGAGTGGACCTGGACGTACTGAACTTCATGCTGTTTTTCGGAATGCCCAGACGTACCGCGGAATATATCCAGTCAAGCAGCCGTGTGGGCAGGAAGTATCCGGGCATCGTTATCGATTGCTTCCATCCCATCCGAGAACGCGATCGGAGTCACTTCCATTACTTCGACAAATACCACGAATACCAGGACCGACTTGTCGAGCCTGTCCCGGTAAACCGGCGGGCTAAATTTAGCATTCAGCGAACGCTTCCAGGTCTGTTCATGGCGTTGATTCTACAGCGCTACTACGGCGAGATCGAAGCTGAGTACGGTTCCCCGTACATGACTAGCAATGTGGCCAATGCCCACTCGAACGGCCTCATCACCCAGCAACAACTCATGGACGACTTGGACGATATCTATAGCGACTGGAATGGCGACAACGTATTCAGAGACGAGATAAGCCACCGCATCGAAACGTATCTGACCGCTATCGATAAACAGCAGAAGAAGTTCGTGAGCGATAGCCTCCCGGATGGAAACCGGCCAATGTGGAGCCTGCGAGACGTTGATGTCCCTGTCGACATCTTCACCAGTCGGGAGGAAGGAAAAATTGTTGATACGATTAACGCTGGCCGAGGTGATGGAGCATGAAGCGCGGCCTAAATCAGGTCCTGTTCCAGTTCATGCCGGGCAAAACTTTCGATAACCCCCAACATCAGATGATCGAAAAGGTAGCCCAGATCGGTGGCGAGGA encodes:
- a CDS encoding helix-turn-helix domain-containing protein, giving the protein MRIPTGEELRDARTERGLTQAELAERADVSQPLIARVESEDVDSRLGTLHSIVSALNGSETAFEQEEVELVMPSALKDARKQAGFTQGELAEVAGVSQPLISRIEREDVNPRASTLRSLFDHLDPVSETIDDGPTDSPGWESDNEILAEIESQFDALYDDDRSPDSGSTDSVNELSECHSCEVDLSGYPNPTFCPHCGSELDS
- a CDS encoding HhH-GPD family protein; the protein is MKGGLPFGYTSASVAEIRENIDTEAAVVCLKDTAVDHPRVLIEAFIECIPDLLSWLETNGRDYPWRQTTDPWKVYSAEILLQRTRGDAVADIYDDFQDHFPTPRDLYEASEEEIREMVHSLGFVNHRTRTLKEIGELFVEEHAGKVPDSLDELTRPWRAGTYSARACQLFARGEPLALVDANYSRVIGRVLGYQMPDQPHKSDDVYELMEALVPKEPGLARAFNFAILDLGALICTPQNPRCETCPLQNACVYAGKQQLTD
- a CDS encoding helicase-related protein is translated as MPDRDLGRTKDLEQISSRIVSEVRNRATGGHYEIGEIHVGSAPKNTFFSGCLSPGTEELEFEDDDIYSRASPSALHMLIRVAPSVNGAAFAIDPSFSVYARVHPPRYADVQTTDRGYYRKYSVDVEPTTVKTRSPEAGEEAISADLEDAEEDISQALQKALEAVRDEMAADPLRYRPESNQDVREAIVEDRFAAQSEYEEFVDGVEGKAVYPDINPRIAFDLRGIDDGDLQLRVSLENRSDEPESGQLDDVDNGMYESRLRLLPEGGSRFDHINFTRLPEDYRYNRELPGYGVNCSVEQPEGSDALVTNCMPSHEQKRYIHKEPDRDAARPLFDHLAEDPLPVLRALRDEMKEYDSGTWKDRIDELREGDGDLETAQQNREAFQEEIARLESGIKLLAEHDEALRSFKLMNRTFDRKVLREDGTRDYDSWRLFQIVFIVANIRDIVARTDESVQTDAREEVSLIWFPTGGGKTEAYLGLMIFNMLFDRLRGKAFGVTSLMRYPLRLLSLQQFQRITELMMYADEVRREQSLGGDPFEVGYLTGGTENKMRDVIEEEFGSKAVSYSDQEGNQKKVENLAQRWESDNLNNISKEEFRVLNRCPKCGGDVSLEVDAKEVQINHICTNESCTWHRLPVYVVDNEIYRKLPTLIIGTQDKLAGLGYERKFRLMLGYASEECPEHGYTDGTACTEKYFCTESEQTHTNLDPVDPVPGLQIQDELHLIKEELGTFESHYWGAMNKIIEWSGNTSSNVIAATATIEEFENQIRHLYKKEGSLFPAPGPDYRESFYAGEDPEEVQRHFIGITPWNRSHINSIISIIRAHEEAIQTLNQNAEKMVSDRDYRTLDSAGELREMLRYYDTAVNYVISKKEGDRINQSVNTQINPDLQSAGFERINQLSLTGDSSFQAVSSMLDRFESLADDPSLQDQTEDLIIATSTISHGVDLDVLNFMLFFGMPRRTAEYIQSSSRVGRKYPGIVIDCFHPIRERDRSHFHYFDKYHEYQDRLVEPVPVNRRAKFSIQRTLPGLFMALILQRYYGEIEAEYGSPYMTSNVANAHSNGLITQQQLMDDLDDIYSDWNGDNVFRDEISHRIETYLTAIDKQQKKFVSDSLPDGNRPMWSLRDVDVPVDIFTSREEGKIVDTINAGRGDGA